A genomic stretch from Nitrospirota bacterium includes:
- a CDS encoding 4Fe-4S dicluster domain-containing protein — protein sequence MEASFLIDTTKCIGCRGCQTACKQWNQNQADKTKISPKFTNPVKLNAKTYTNIDFFESEKDGSLSWNFARNGCFHCKKPSCVSACPVAALIKTKEGPVIYRAERCIGCRYCMLACPFNIPKFEWENISPRIQKCTFCHERILDNKIPACAKTCPSGTIHFGDSIENNLKEARRRLSENPGRYFNHIYGEKEAGGTSVLLLSALPLDQIGFQKVGDAALPDLTWKYISGIPAIIGVVLAAGIGSWIITRRNKNMHEEDKSNDAGTR from the coding sequence ATGGAAGCAAGTTTTCTGATAGATACGACAAAATGCATAGGGTGCAGGGGATGCCAGACAGCCTGTAAGCAGTGGAACCAGAATCAGGCGGATAAGACTAAAATAAGTCCCAAATTCACAAACCCGGTCAAACTGAATGCAAAAACCTATACCAACATTGATTTCTTTGAATCAGAGAAGGACGGCAGTCTGTCCTGGAATTTTGCCAGAAATGGATGTTTCCATTGCAAAAAGCCTTCCTGCGTATCTGCCTGTCCGGTAGCCGCATTGATTAAAACAAAAGAGGGTCCTGTCATATATCGCGCGGAACGATGCATCGGCTGTCGTTACTGTATGCTCGCCTGTCCGTTCAATATACCAAAATTTGAATGGGAGAATATATCTCCCAGGATACAGAAGTGCACATTCTGTCACGAGCGGATATTGGATAATAAAATCCCAGCCTGCGCAAAGACATGCCCTTCGGGAACAATTCATTTTGGGGACAGTATTGAAAATAATCTGAAAGAAGCAAGGCGAAGGCTGAGCGAAAATCCCGGGAGATACTTCAATCACATTTACGGTGAAAAAGAGGCGGGAGGCACATCCGTGCTTCTGCTTTCCGCGCTGCCTCTGGACCAGATAGGGTTTCAGAAAGTCGGCGATGCGGCTCTTCCCGACCTGACCTGGAAATACATCTCCGGCATCCCTGCCATTATAGGTGTAGTCCTGGCTGCCGGCATAGGAAGCTGGATTATCACACGCAGGAACAAAAATATGCATGAGGAGGATAAATCAAATGACGCCGGCACAAGATAA